The sequence GCAAAGACCAACCCTATGAAAAGAAGAAGAGCACCGCAAATCAATGCTATTTGAACTACACGGTGTCTCGACATAGCTTTACTTATTTTACCTTAACGTTCTTCTTTACTTTCTCAACGAATGATTTAGAAGGCTTAAAGGCTGGAATATTATGTGCAGGGATCACGATTGGCTCCTCTGCTGAGATATTTCTTCCGATTTTTTCAGCTCTTTCTTTTACAATAAAACTACCGAAGCCTCGCAAGTATACATTTTCTCCATCTGTCAGTGACTTCTTCACTGAGTTCATAAATGCTTCTACGGTTGTTTGTACGGCCACCTTCTCAAGACCTGTTTGTTCTGCAATTTCTGCAACAACGTCTGCTTTAGTCATGTGTTATTTACTTAACGTTTGAATAATTATTTCTGATTTCCGCGCAAAGATACCTGATTAAAGCGTTGTACAAAAGGTGTTTTCGCTAAATTCGTTTTTTAACCCTATGAGTCCTAACTATTGACCCGATGGATGTAGATGAGCAGTTGATTTTGTGGTATTTAAAAGAAAAAAGGGACCTGCCGTGGAGAAACACCACTGATCCTTACAAGATTTGGCTATCAGAAATAATATTACAGCAAACTCGTGTAGATCAAGGACTTGATTACTATCACAAATTTGTTTCCACTTATCCTACCGTTGGACTCTTAGCAGAAGCAGATACGGAAGAAATTTTGAAAAATTGGCAAGGATTAGGCTACTATTCAAGAGCGAGAAACCTACATGCCACTGCAAAACATATTCACTTTGAGCTCGAAGGGGTTTTTCCAGAAAAGTATGCCAGCATCATAAAGCTAAAGGGAGTTGGCCCATATACCGCTGCAGCTATTGCAAGCTTTGCTTTCAAAGAACCAAAGGCAGTAGTAGATGGGAATGTCTATCGCGTGCTATCTAGACTTTTCGACATCAATACACCGATTAATTCAACTGAGGGAAAAAAAATATTTCAAGAATTGGCCGATGGCCTACTTAGTCAAGAACGTCCTGATCTGTTCAATCAAGCTATAATGGAATTGGGAGCTCTAGTTTGCACTCCTAAAAAACCGCTCTGCCTTCACTGTCCAATACAAGGAAAGTGTCTGGCATTTCAAAACAGCACCATTGACGAAAGGCCGATCAAGCTAAAAAAGACCAAACAAACCCTTAGGAGGATAGATTATGCCGTAGTTGAAAAAGGAAATGAGATAGTTTTGAGAAAGCGGGAAGAGAAAGATATTTGGCAAGGGCTTTACGATTTTGCTTCGCTGGAAGACTCAGAGAATATAGAGGAAGCTGCTATGAGCAATTATGTGCGGGAGACTTTTCCAAAGGCCCGAGTAGCATCGATTGGTTCGGTGCCTGAGAAATCATACACCCACTTGCTTAGTCACCGCCGCATAGAAGCACGATTTTGGCGGGTAGAAGTATCGGGAACGCTTGAAGACGAAGGGGTTTATCGGGTTATTCAAAAAGACGACATTGATAAATATGCGGTACCTCGGTTAATTCATCGGTTTTTAGAGGATACAGGGATGGTATGAGCCGATTCAATTCCGTTATATTTGTACCCTCAATTTTGAATTATGGCTGGCGTTAATAAAGTTATCATCTTAGGAAATTTGGGGATGGATCCCGAAGTGCGCACCCTCGAAAGTGGCGCTAAATTGGCTCGTCTCAGAATAGCAACTTCAGAGTCTTACACTAACCGTGAAGGGCAAAAGGTTGAAAATACCGAGTGGCATAGCGTTACAGTTTGGCGTCAGTTGGCCGACATCGCCGAGAAGTATCTCGCAAAAGGTCGACAAGTCTATATCGAAGGAAAGCTTCAAACTCGATCTTGGAAAGACCCCGAAGGAAATGACCGCTACGCGACTGAAATAGTAGGAGAGCGCCTACAGCTTATCGGGGGCAGACCCGATTCGAATGAATCACGCCCCCCCAATACTTCAGAGGCATCGACACCGGCACAGCAAAGCCAGCCTACCCATCAGAATTCAGATGATGCACCCGATGATTTGCCATTTTAATTATCTTGTAGCTGAAAAATCAGTTTATTGGAACCTCCCGATATAGAGCCCCTCAGTATTATTCTGGCACTTTTTAATCCTATCTCATTTGAAGTTTGGATAGCGATAGCCGTAACACTCTTTCTTATCGCTTGCTCTGCCTT comes from Cryomorphaceae bacterium 1068 and encodes:
- a CDS encoding HU family DNA-binding protein; protein product: MTKADVVAEIAEQTGLEKVAVQTTVEAFMNSVKKSLTDGENVYLRGFGSFIVKERAEKIGRNISAEEPIVIPAHNIPAFKPSKSFVEKVKKNVKVK
- the mutY gene encoding A/G-specific adenine glycosylase, coding for MDVDEQLILWYLKEKRDLPWRNTTDPYKIWLSEIILQQTRVDQGLDYYHKFVSTYPTVGLLAEADTEEILKNWQGLGYYSRARNLHATAKHIHFELEGVFPEKYASIIKLKGVGPYTAAAIASFAFKEPKAVVDGNVYRVLSRLFDINTPINSTEGKKIFQELADGLLSQERPDLFNQAIMELGALVCTPKKPLCLHCPIQGKCLAFQNSTIDERPIKLKKTKQTLRRIDYAVVEKGNEIVLRKREEKDIWQGLYDFASLEDSENIEEAAMSNYVRETFPKARVASIGSVPEKSYTHLLSHRRIEARFWRVEVSGTLEDEGVYRVIQKDDIDKYAVPRLIHRFLEDTGMV
- a CDS encoding single-stranded DNA-binding protein yields the protein MAGVNKVIILGNLGMDPEVRTLESGAKLARLRIATSESYTNREGQKVENTEWHSVTVWRQLADIAEKYLAKGRQVYIEGKLQTRSWKDPEGNDRYATEIVGERLQLIGGRPDSNESRPPNTSEASTPAQQSQPTHQNSDDAPDDLPF